The following are from one region of the Camarhynchus parvulus unplaced genomic scaffold, STF_HiC, whole genome shotgun sequence genome:
- the LOC115915908 gene encoding fructose-bisphosphate aldolase A-like — MSPPVAALTPEQKKELAAIAQRIVAPGKGILAADESTGSIAKRLSSVGAENTEENRRWYRQLLFTADKRVEPCIGGVILFHETMYQKADDGRPFPQVIRDKGALVGIK, encoded by the exons ATGTCGCCTCCCGTGGCCGCGCTGACCCCCGAGCAGAAGAAGGAGCTGGCGGCCATCGCCCAGCGCATCGTGGCCCCCGGCAAGGGCATCCTGGCTGCCGACGAGTCCACTG GCAGCATCGCCAAGCGCCTGAGCTCGGTGGGCGCCGAGAACACGGAGGAGAACCGGCGCTGGTACCGGCAGCTGCTCTTCACGGCCGACAAGCGCGTGGAGCCGTGCATCGGCGGCGTCATCCTCTTCCACGAGACCATGTACCAGAAGGCCGACGACGGGCGCCCCTTCCCGCAGGTCATCCGCGACAAGGGCGCCCTGGTGGGCATCAAG